In Populus alba chromosome 1, ASM523922v2, whole genome shotgun sequence, a single window of DNA contains:
- the LOC118031742 gene encoding palmitoyl-acyl carrier protein thioesterase, chloroplastic gives MMFSLILPSSSKTMSMSGTPNYSSSVGGKRADFSTIASGFQGKVRVQTLLRKTPSSLQSPGKSMKHEMDITSATERKLVKQLRASNTHSFVADSTPTVNGKYQKLTEDWESKKLDLITGGRLLQDGLVYRQNISVRSFEIGGDRKMSFGALLNHLQDTALNQSRITGLIADGFGSTREMSRNNLIWVVSTLHTVVDRYPTWTDVVEVDTWMYASGKNGLGRDWIFRDSKTGETLANATSVYVMMNKKTRRLSKIAKEVRDEIEPYLMDCECPIINKDSRKILKLDVSTADQICTGLSPGWNDMDINQHVSNVKYIDWILESVPRSFMERYYLNAMTLEYKKECDMDSVLQSLSKMVGGGNSDSFSANKVIEYDHLLRLDNGREILRGRTVWKLKDTNS, from the exons ATGATGTTTTCACTGATATTGCCTTCCTCCAGCAAAACAATGAGTATGTCGGGGACGCCTAATTATAGCTCGAGTGTTGGCGGAAAAAGGGCCGATTTTAGCACAATTGCTAGTGGCTTTCAAGGGAAGGTACGCGTCCAAACCCTTCTCAGGAAAACACCTAGCAGTCTACAATCACCCGGAAAAAGCATGAAGCATGAGATGGATATAACTTCCGCAACAGAGAGAAAGCTGGTCAAACAATTGCGTGCTTCAAACACGCATTCTTTTGTTGCGGACAGTACTCCTACAGTCAATGGGAAATATCAGAAACTCACTGAGGATTGGGAATCAAAGAAGCTTGATTTGATAACCGGTGGAAGGTTGCTTCAAGATGGCCTTGTTTACAGGCAAAATATTTCGGTTAGATCTTTTGAAATAGGCGGTGACAGAAAAATGTCCTTTGGTGCCTTGCTGAATCACTTACAG GATACTGCACTTAACCAAAGTAGAATTACAGGGCTAATCGCGGATGGTTTTGGTTCAACACGAGAGATGAGTAGAAATAACCTTATATGGGTAGTTTCAACTTTGCATACAGTAGTGGATCGCTATCCTACCTG GACTGATGTTGTTGAAGTAGACACTTGGATGTATGCGTCGGGAAAGAATGGTCTGGGTCGTGACTGGATATTTCGTGACAGCAAGACTGGTGAAACTCTGGCTAACGCAACCAG CGTATACGTGATGATGAATAAGAAAACGAGGAGATTGTCCAAGATTGCCAAGGAAGTGAGGGATGAAATCGAGCCTTATTTAATGGATTGTGAGTGTCCCATCATCAATAAGGATAGCAGAAAGATACTGAAACTTGATGTTAGCACAGCAGATCAAATATGCACAGGTTTATCA CCTGGATGGAACGACATGGATATCAATCAGCATGTGAGCAATGTAAAGTATATTGACTGGATTCTTGAG AGCGTTCCCCGTTCATTTATGGAGCGTTACTACCTCAACGCAATGACTCTGGAATACAAGAAGGAGTGTGACATGGACAGTGTGTTGCAGTCTCTCTCCAAAATGGTTGGTGGAGGCAATAGTGATTCCTTCAGCGCGAATAAGGTGATAGAGTATGATCACTTGCTTCGTCTCGATAATGGAAGGGAGATCCTGAGAGGAAGGACCGTGTGGAAGCTCAAAGACACGAACAGCTGa